A genomic segment from Paenibacillus sp. FSL K6-1096 encodes:
- a CDS encoding SIMPL domain-containing protein (The SIMPL domain is named for its presence in mouse protein SIMPL (signalling molecule that associates with mouse pelle-like kinase). Bacterial member BP26, from Brucella, was shown to assemble into a channel-like structure, while YggE from E. coli has been associated with resistance to oxidative stress.) has translation MASVRTWVKSVGAVLLAGSLMIGGMGLSGGLKGPERAYADEVQKNIVNVVGKGELSIKPDIAYLSIGVTTTADTAQEAQKGTAAKISKLTALFKTTWGIADKDIQSSQFYVQPNYTYSEKDGQKVKGYNAQHTLEVSYRDLTKVGQLLDAASAAGANNIGNVRFAIEDPSAFEAQAIEKAMQNADVKAAAIAKAAKRGLGMVVTVVQSDDGNNPVVFAQAEAMQKSAMDGNGGSSVEPGQVKITTQLNVTYELK, from the coding sequence ATGGCAAGCGTGAGAACATGGGTGAAATCGGTTGGTGCGGTATTGCTGGCAGGGAGCTTGATGATTGGAGGAATGGGATTGAGCGGAGGACTAAAGGGACCTGAAAGGGCTTACGCGGATGAGGTGCAGAAGAATATTGTGAACGTGGTAGGCAAAGGCGAGCTGTCGATCAAACCGGATATCGCTTATCTCTCCATTGGGGTAACCACTACGGCGGATACAGCGCAGGAGGCACAGAAGGGCACGGCCGCGAAGATCTCCAAGCTGACGGCACTGTTCAAGACTACTTGGGGCATTGCGGACAAAGACATTCAGAGCAGCCAGTTCTACGTACAGCCTAACTACACTTACAGCGAGAAGGACGGCCAGAAGGTAAAAGGCTATAACGCCCAGCACACGCTGGAGGTATCCTACCGCGATCTGACCAAGGTCGGACAACTGCTCGATGCTGCTTCGGCAGCCGGTGCGAACAACATCGGCAACGTTCGGTTTGCGATCGAAGATCCGTCAGCTTTTGAAGCACAGGCAATCGAAAAGGCCATGCAGAATGCAGATGTCAAAGCGGCAGCTATTGCCAAAGCAGCCAAACGCGGACTGGGCATGGTGGTCACTGTAGTTCAGAGTGATGACGGGAATAATCCGGTAGTCTTCGCTCAAGCAGAGGCTATGCAGAAATCCGCTATGGATGGCAATGGTGGCAGCTCCGTGGAGCCAGGGCAGGTTAAGATCACCACTCAGCTCAACGTGACGTACGAGTTGAAATAA
- a CDS encoding DUF4163 domain-containing protein — protein MTKNSTSKNNARRWGAGILAAGLLLGGTGIFPSGTEAAPAAAQTKVSKPAASLVVLKVNGKITSQTGLFKDGKVWVPVAFMRDSLGLPLSYDKAEKTYTIGTGTAQTKLTTTDYGITVSVNNYYIGEYEAQLWNNKLFVPVDLLNDYLGYKSDWSVASGRLNLMKRAQNAVTIKTVSYVKDHKDAPVRLDYPQVSGLASPEAEKAINDTIKQTVMNFAADAEDQIAKRAEDDRPYEFDGGYVITYNQDGVLSLITNQYEYTGGAHGMTYRNAFTFSLKDGKRLLLGDLFGANPNYKKQLNAKLSKELKASGSYLGGFNGLNTEKYFYLKDGKAVLFFQLYDYTVYAAGFPEFTFSFKELLPDGSSPFAALK, from the coding sequence ATGACTAAGAACTCTACTTCAAAAAACAACGCCCGCAGATGGGGTGCCGGTATACTTGCCGCAGGGCTGCTCCTTGGAGGAACGGGAATATTCCCGTCCGGGACTGAGGCTGCTCCGGCTGCCGCCCAGACGAAAGTATCGAAGCCTGCCGCCTCCCTGGTGGTCCTGAAGGTGAACGGCAAGATTACATCCCAGACGGGGCTGTTCAAGGATGGCAAGGTGTGGGTGCCGGTAGCCTTCATGCGCGATTCGCTCGGGCTGCCGTTGTCTTATGACAAGGCGGAGAAGACCTATACGATCGGGACGGGTACTGCACAAACCAAGCTGACCACTACTGACTATGGCATTACAGTTAGCGTGAATAACTATTATATTGGCGAATATGAAGCCCAGCTGTGGAATAACAAGCTGTTCGTTCCGGTTGATCTGCTGAATGATTACCTGGGCTATAAAAGCGACTGGAGCGTTGCCTCTGGACGGCTGAACCTGATGAAGAGAGCGCAGAATGCAGTGACGATCAAGACGGTCAGCTATGTGAAGGATCATAAGGATGCGCCGGTCCGGCTGGATTATCCGCAGGTCAGCGGACTGGCCAGCCCGGAGGCGGAGAAGGCCATCAATGACACGATCAAGCAGACGGTAATGAATTTCGCGGCGGATGCCGAGGATCAAATTGCCAAGCGGGCCGAAGATGACCGGCCCTATGAATTCGATGGCGGTTATGTGATTACCTATAATCAGGATGGTGTGCTGAGTCTGATTACGAATCAATATGAATACACCGGCGGCGCCCATGGTATGACTTACCGCAATGCCTTCACCTTCTCGCTCAAAGACGGAAAGCGCCTGCTGCTGGGCGATCTGTTCGGAGCTAACCCGAATTACAAGAAGCAGCTGAATGCGAAGCTGTCCAAAGAGCTTAAGGCGAGCGGCAGCTACCTGGGCGGGTTCAACGGACTGAATACCGAGAAATACTTCTACTTAAAAGACGGCAAGGCCGTGCTGTTCTTCCAGCTCTATGATTACACGGTCTATGCTGCGGGCTTCCCTGAATTCACCTTCAGCTTCAAGGAGCTGCTGCCGGACGGAAGCAGCCCGTTCGCAGCGCTGAAATAA
- a CDS encoding GDSL-type esterase/lipase family protein → MVYQYTAIGDSLTTGFGALPGNGFVPVYRRMAEGRLRTQVVPANLGVNGLTTEGLKQRLSSATYRSAVKEAQIITVSIGGNDLIKAAKSTGPRPGEFQRVLQNALQNCKRNFSDIMGTLSHLKAGTRSPYILRIVGLYNPYPQVDEATEWVRQFNRYAAGYSSYNVGFASIYHEFAGNERGLLFLDHIHPNGRGYRVIAGKLDALGYGGLR, encoded by the coding sequence ATGGTCTATCAGTATACGGCGATTGGAGATTCATTGACCACCGGATTCGGCGCGCTGCCCGGTAACGGCTTTGTACCCGTCTACCGCCGGATGGCAGAAGGCCGGCTGCGCACCCAGGTAGTCCCGGCGAATCTTGGAGTCAACGGCCTGACTACGGAGGGGCTGAAGCAGCGGCTGTCATCTGCCACCTACCGCTCGGCTGTGAAGGAAGCGCAGATCATTACGGTATCCATTGGCGGTAATGACCTCATTAAGGCCGCCAAGTCCACAGGTCCGCGGCCTGGGGAATTCCAAAGGGTGCTTCAGAACGCGCTGCAGAATTGCAAACGGAATTTCAGCGATATTATGGGCACCCTGTCACACCTGAAGGCAGGCACCCGCAGCCCGTATATCCTGCGGATCGTAGGCTTGTATAATCCCTATCCGCAGGTGGATGAGGCAACGGAGTGGGTGCGGCAGTTCAACCGTTATGCGGCCGGCTACAGCAGTTACAATGTAGGGTTTGCTTCCATCTATCATGAATTCGCAGGCAATGAGCGGGGGCTGCTGTTTCTGGATCATATCCATCCGAACGGCAGGGGGTACCGGGTGATCGCGGGCAAGCTGGATGCGCTAGGCTATGGCGGCTTGCGATAG
- the clpP gene encoding ATP-dependent Clp endopeptidase proteolytic subunit ClpP — translation MSYIPMVVEQSNRGERAYDIYSRLLKDRIIFLGTEVNDVVANSIIAQMLFLAAEDPEKDIHLYINSPGGSITAGMAIFDTMQYIKPDVSTICVGMAASMGAFLLNAGAKGKRFALPNSEIMIHQPLGGAQGQASDIEIRARRIIKLREKLNRILSERTGQPLEKIEKDTDRDYFMSAADAAEYGIVDKVIEKTLPAGV, via the coding sequence GTGAGTTATATTCCTATGGTCGTAGAACAGAGCAACCGCGGTGAGCGTGCTTATGACATCTATTCCCGCCTGCTGAAGGACCGCATCATTTTCCTTGGAACGGAGGTTAATGACGTGGTTGCCAATTCTATCATCGCACAAATGCTCTTCCTGGCTGCCGAGGACCCGGAGAAGGATATTCACCTGTATATCAACAGCCCTGGCGGTTCCATCACAGCGGGTATGGCCATCTTCGATACAATGCAATACATTAAGCCGGATGTCTCCACCATCTGTGTAGGGATGGCTGCTTCTATGGGCGCCTTCCTGCTGAACGCCGGCGCGAAGGGCAAGCGCTTTGCTCTTCCCAACAGCGAAATTATGATTCACCAGCCGCTGGGCGGTGCCCAGGGCCAGGCTTCGGATATCGAAATCCGCGCCCGCCGCATCATCAAGCTGCGTGAGAAGCTGAACCGCATTCTGTCCGAACGTACCGGCCAGCCGCTGGAGAAGATCGAGAAGGACACCGACCGCGATTACTTCATGAGTGCTGCAGATGCTGCCGAATACGGTATCGTCGATAAGGTGATTGAGAAGACACTGCCGGCAGGCGTGTAA
- a CDS encoding sugar-binding domain-containing protein: MRNLLEIQKQLLPDLMDTLKRRYTILHQIMLSDIIGRRTLAASLDMTERVLRAETDLLKSQGLIEIESVGMRISDAGRRLLDLLEPVAKSLFGLDDLEEKIRTTYGLAKVIVVPGDCETSPFTKRELGRAGSKALLSALRSDDTVAVTGGSTLAEMADQLTPPLSPSYKNVWVVPARGGLGESMEIQANTIASTMAKRIGANYRLLHVPDLLSNEAYQSLAMDSNIGEIVQTIRGSRIIVHGIGDAIEMTHRRKLDAATISEIQGEGAVAESFGYYFDENGQVVHSMLTMGLRLEDIIRTEVVIGIAGGKRKAKAIHAMLKFGQEDILVTDEAAAVEIGKEIDKDSQKVL; this comes from the coding sequence ATGCGTAATTTATTGGAAATCCAAAAGCAGCTTCTGCCTGATCTCATGGACACCCTTAAGAGACGGTACACGATTCTACATCAGATCATGCTGTCCGATATTATCGGCCGCAGGACGTTAGCCGCATCGCTTGATATGACCGAGCGGGTATTGCGCGCCGAGACGGATCTTCTGAAATCGCAAGGGCTCATTGAGATCGAGAGCGTCGGTATGCGCATCAGCGATGCCGGACGCAGACTGCTTGACCTGCTGGAGCCGGTCGCCAAGAGCCTTTTCGGCCTGGATGATCTGGAGGAGAAAATTCGTACCACGTACGGTCTTGCCAAAGTGATTGTAGTGCCTGGTGATTGTGAGACCTCGCCGTTCACCAAGCGTGAGCTGGGTCGTGCAGGCTCCAAGGCGCTGCTGAGTGCGCTGCGCAGCGATGACACGGTCGCCGTTACCGGCGGTTCCACCCTTGCCGAGATGGCTGACCAGCTGACTCCGCCGCTGTCCCCCTCCTATAAGAACGTCTGGGTTGTCCCGGCACGCGGAGGACTCGGGGAGAGCATGGAGATACAGGCCAACACCATTGCTTCAACGATGGCCAAGCGGATTGGCGCTAACTACCGCCTGCTGCATGTGCCGGATCTGCTCAGCAATGAAGCCTATCAGTCACTTGCCATGGACTCCAACATTGGAGAGATTGTACAGACGATCCGCGGATCGCGTATCATTGTACATGGGATTGGCGATGCCATTGAGATGACCCACCGCCGTAAGCTGGATGCTGCTACCATCTCTGAGATTCAGGGCGAGGGCGCTGTAGCCGAATCGTTCGGATACTATTTCGATGAGAACGGCCAAGTGGTACACTCCATGCTGACCATGGGGCTGCGTCTGGAAGACATTATCCGGACAGAGGTTGTTATCGGGATTGCCGGAGGCAAGCGGAAGGCGAAGGCCATTCATGCCATGCTGAAGTTCGGGCAGGAGGATATTCTTGTCACTGACGAAGCGGCTGCTGTCGAAATCGGCAAAGAAATCGACAAAGATTCGCAAAAGGTCCTATAG
- the gap gene encoding type I glyceraldehyde-3-phosphate dehydrogenase — protein MSVKVGINGFGRIGRLAFRRIQNVEGIEVVAINDLTDAKMLAHLLKYDTTQGKFQGDVEVHDGFFKVNGKDVKVLANRNPEELPWGELGVDIVLECTGFFTTKEAAEKHLKGGAKKVVISAPATGDMKTVVYNVNDDILDGSETVISGASCTTNCLAPMAKVLNDKFGIVEGLMTTIHAYTGDQNTLDAPHAKGDFRRARAAAENIIPNTTGAAKAIGLVIPELKGKLDGAAQRVPVATGSLTELVTVLEKNVTVEDINAAMKAASDPETYGYTEDEIVSSDIKGMTFGSLFDATQTKVLTVGDKQLVKTVAWYDNEMSYTAQLVRTLEKFAKLAK, from the coding sequence ATGAGTGTAAAAGTGGGAATTAACGGTTTTGGACGTATTGGACGCCTTGCATTCCGCCGTATTCAAAATGTAGAAGGTATCGAAGTGGTAGCCATCAACGACTTGACTGACGCCAAGATGCTTGCTCATTTGCTTAAATATGATACAACTCAAGGTAAATTCCAGGGAGACGTTGAAGTACATGACGGATTCTTCAAAGTAAACGGTAAAGATGTTAAGGTTCTGGCGAACCGCAACCCTGAAGAGCTTCCTTGGGGAGAGCTCGGCGTTGACATCGTTCTGGAATGCACAGGCTTCTTCACAACTAAAGAAGCTGCTGAGAAGCACCTGAAAGGCGGAGCTAAGAAGGTTGTTATTTCCGCTCCAGCTACCGGCGACATGAAGACTGTTGTATACAACGTTAACGATGACATCCTGGACGGTTCCGAAACTGTAATCTCCGGCGCATCTTGCACAACAAACTGCCTGGCTCCTATGGCTAAGGTTCTGAACGACAAGTTCGGTATCGTAGAAGGCCTGATGACTACAATCCACGCTTACACTGGCGACCAGAACACACTGGATGCTCCGCACGCCAAAGGCGACTTCAGACGCGCCCGCGCTGCTGCTGAGAACATCATCCCTAACACTACCGGTGCTGCCAAAGCAATCGGCCTGGTTATTCCAGAACTGAAAGGCAAGCTGGACGGTGCAGCACAACGTGTGCCTGTAGCTACTGGTTCCCTGACTGAGCTGGTAACTGTTCTTGAGAAGAACGTAACCGTTGAAGACATCAATGCAGCTATGAAAGCAGCTTCCGATCCGGAAACTTATGGCTACACTGAAGATGAAATCGTATCTTCCGACATCAAGGGCATGACTTTCGGTTCCCTGTTCGATGCTACTCAGACTAAGGTTCTGACTGTTGGCGACAAGCAGCTGGTTAAGACTGTTGCCTGGTACGACAACGAAATGTCCTACACTGCACAGCTCGTCCGCACTTTGGAGAAGTTCGCTAAGCTCGCTAAGTAA
- a CDS encoding phosphoglycerate kinase → MNKKSVRDVEVKGKRVFVRVDFNVPVEEGKITDDTRIRETLPTIKYLIEHGAKVILASHMGRPKGEFVDSMRLTTAAERLSELLGKPVAKADEAVGDAVKAKIAELNEGDVLVLENVRFYKGEEKNDPELAKQFAELADLFVNDAFGAAHRAHASTEGIAHFLPAVSGLLMEKELSVLGKALSSPERPFTAIIGGSKVKDKIDVIDNLLNLADNVLIGGGLSYTFTKAQGYEIGKSLVDNDKIDVALGFIEKAKKLGKNFLLPVDVVVADKFGADANTKIVDATDIPADWEGLDIGPKTREMYADIIKNSKLVVWNGPMGVFEIDIFAEGTKAVAQACATTEGYTVIGGGDSAAAAEKFHLADQMDHISTGGGASLEFMEGKALPGVEALNDK, encoded by the coding sequence ATGAACAAAAAAAGTGTCCGTGATGTAGAAGTAAAAGGCAAACGCGTATTCGTGCGTGTAGATTTCAACGTGCCTGTGGAAGAGGGCAAGATCACTGATGATACCCGTATCCGCGAAACCCTTCCAACAATTAAGTACCTGATCGAGCACGGTGCAAAGGTCATTCTGGCCAGCCATATGGGCCGTCCTAAGGGTGAATTCGTCGATTCCATGCGTCTGACCACCGCGGCAGAACGTCTGTCTGAGCTGCTCGGCAAACCGGTTGCCAAAGCGGATGAAGCCGTTGGCGATGCCGTGAAAGCGAAGATCGCTGAGCTGAATGAAGGCGATGTGCTGGTGCTTGAGAATGTCCGTTTCTATAAAGGCGAAGAGAAGAACGATCCTGAACTGGCTAAGCAGTTCGCAGAACTGGCTGACCTGTTCGTTAACGATGCCTTCGGCGCAGCTCACCGTGCCCATGCATCGACAGAAGGTATCGCACACTTCCTGCCGGCAGTATCCGGCCTTCTGATGGAGAAGGAATTGTCCGTTCTCGGCAAAGCTCTGTCGAGCCCTGAACGTCCATTTACTGCCATCATCGGCGGCTCCAAGGTTAAAGACAAAATTGACGTGATCGACAACCTGCTGAACCTGGCGGACAACGTACTGATTGGCGGCGGCCTCTCTTACACCTTCACCAAGGCTCAAGGCTACGAAATCGGCAAATCTCTGGTAGACAACGACAAGATTGATGTAGCGCTTGGATTCATCGAGAAGGCCAAGAAGCTGGGCAAGAACTTCCTGCTTCCGGTTGACGTTGTTGTCGCTGATAAATTCGGTGCGGATGCCAACACCAAGATTGTTGATGCAACTGACATCCCTGCGGACTGGGAAGGCCTCGACATCGGACCTAAGACCCGCGAAATGTATGCTGATATTATCAAAAACTCCAAGCTGGTCGTATGGAACGGACCGATGGGCGTATTTGAAATCGACATCTTCGCTGAAGGTACAAAGGCTGTAGCTCAGGCTTGTGCAACTACCGAAGGCTACACAGTCATCGGCGGCGGGGATTCCGCTGCGGCTGCTGAGAAATTCCACCTCGCAGACCAGATGGACCATATCTCTACAGGCGGCGGAGCATCGCTTGAGTTCATGGAAGGCAAGGCGCTTCCAGGCGTTGAAGCACTGAACGACAAGTAA
- the tpiA gene encoding triose-phosphate isomerase has protein sequence MSRTPIIAGNWKMFKTVPEAEGFIAEIKGKAEVAGVETVICAPFTNLPALVAAVQGTSIKIGAQNLHFEDNGAYTGEISGVMLKDLGVEYVIIGHSERRAYFGETDEIVNKKMHAAFRHGITPIVCVGEKLEEREADQTKDVCKVQTEAAFAGLSAEQAASVVIAYEPIWAIGTGKSSTSQDANEVIAYIRTLIKGLYDEATAEAVRIQYGGSVKPENVTEYMSQSDIDGALVGGASLQPASFVSLVEGAK, from the coding sequence ATGAGTAGAACACCTATTATCGCCGGCAACTGGAAAATGTTCAAAACCGTTCCGGAAGCCGAAGGCTTCATCGCTGAAATCAAAGGCAAGGCAGAGGTTGCAGGCGTTGAGACTGTAATCTGTGCGCCATTCACCAACCTGCCTGCTCTGGTTGCAGCGGTACAGGGCACCAGCATCAAAATCGGTGCACAGAACCTGCACTTCGAAGATAACGGCGCGTACACTGGCGAGATCAGCGGTGTAATGCTGAAGGACCTCGGAGTAGAGTATGTAATCATCGGACACTCCGAGCGCCGCGCTTATTTCGGCGAAACGGACGAGATCGTTAATAAGAAGATGCATGCGGCATTCCGTCACGGCATCACTCCAATTGTCTGCGTAGGCGAAAAGCTCGAAGAGCGTGAAGCTGACCAGACTAAGGACGTATGCAAGGTTCAGACCGAAGCGGCATTTGCCGGTCTTAGCGCAGAGCAGGCAGCAAGCGTAGTTATCGCTTACGAGCCGATCTGGGCGATTGGTACAGGTAAATCCTCCACTTCCCAGGATGCCAACGAGGTTATTGCTTACATCCGTACCCTTATCAAAGGACTGTACGATGAAGCAACTGCTGAAGCTGTACGTATTCAATACGGCGGTAGCGTGAAGCCTGAGAATGTTACAGAATACATGAGCCAGAGCGACATCGACGGCGCTCTCGTCGGCGGTGCCAGCCTGCAGCCAGCTTCCTTCGTGTCACTCGTTGAGGGGGCGAAGTAA
- the gpmI gene encoding 2,3-bisphosphoglycerate-independent phosphoglycerate mutase, translated as MSAPRPVALIIMDGFGLRNTDEGNAVAQANKPNYDRYLKQYPNTTLTACGEAVGLPEGQMGNSEVGHLNIGAGRIVYQDLTRIDKSIRDGEFFENETLVAAVRSAKSAGKKLHLYALVSDGGVHSHINHLFAMLDLAKKEDLHEVYIHAFMDGRDVPPDSGQKFIQDLIAKIEEVGVGTIATVSGRYYAMDRDKRWERVEKAYRAMVYGEGPKYTDALQAITASYQNSVYDEFVEPSVIVDSQNNPVATVGSGDSVVFLNFRPDRAIQLSQVFTNSDFRGFDRGPKFPQNLHFVCLTTFSETVQGYVAYSPKNLDNTLGEVLVQHNKKQLRIAETEKYPHVTFFFSGGRDEELPGETRILINSPKVATYDLKPEMSAYEVAAACVAEIEADRQDAIILNFANPDMVGHSGMLEPTIKAVEVTDECVGKVVDAVVAKGGVAIIIADHGNADMVFDEEGRPFTAHTTNPVPFIVTTEDVVLRESGILADVAPTILDLMGIPQPAEMTGQSMIASRK; from the coding sequence ATGTCAGCACCAAGACCTGTAGCTCTAATCATTATGGACGGGTTCGGATTGCGCAATACGGATGAAGGCAACGCTGTTGCCCAAGCCAACAAGCCGAATTACGACCGTTACCTGAAGCAATATCCGAACACTACACTTACCGCTTGCGGTGAGGCTGTAGGTCTGCCTGAAGGACAAATGGGCAACTCGGAGGTAGGACATCTTAACATCGGCGCCGGCCGGATCGTATATCAGGATCTGACCCGTATCGACAAGTCGATCCGTGACGGTGAATTCTTCGAGAACGAGACGCTGGTAGCTGCTGTGAGAAGCGCGAAGTCAGCAGGCAAGAAGCTTCATCTCTATGCTCTTGTATCGGACGGCGGCGTGCATTCCCACATCAACCACTTGTTCGCGATGCTGGATCTGGCGAAGAAGGAAGACCTGCATGAAGTCTATATCCATGCCTTCATGGACGGACGGGATGTACCGCCGGACAGCGGACAGAAGTTCATTCAGGACCTCATCGCCAAGATTGAAGAGGTTGGTGTAGGAACGATTGCTACGGTATCCGGGCGTTACTATGCTATGGACCGTGACAAGCGCTGGGAGCGTGTAGAGAAAGCTTACCGTGCGATGGTATACGGCGAAGGCCCGAAATATACCGACGCTCTGCAGGCGATCACTGCATCCTACCAGAATTCCGTGTATGATGAATTCGTGGAACCAAGTGTAATTGTGGATAGCCAGAATAACCCGGTAGCGACAGTGGGGAGCGGAGACTCCGTAGTGTTCCTGAACTTCCGTCCTGACCGTGCGATCCAGCTGTCCCAAGTATTCACGAACTCCGATTTCCGCGGCTTCGACCGGGGTCCCAAGTTCCCGCAGAATCTGCATTTCGTCTGTCTGACTACCTTCAGCGAGACCGTTCAGGGCTATGTAGCTTATTCTCCGAAGAACCTGGACAATACCCTTGGTGAAGTGCTGGTTCAACACAATAAGAAGCAGCTGCGCATTGCGGAGACCGAGAAGTATCCGCATGTAACCTTCTTCTTCAGCGGCGGACGCGATGAAGAGCTTCCGGGCGAGACACGCATTCTGATCAATTCGCCGAAGGTGGCAACCTATGATCTTAAGCCTGAGATGAGCGCATACGAAGTGGCGGCGGCCTGCGTAGCGGAGATCGAAGCGGACAGACAGGATGCCATTATCCTGAACTTCGCCAATCCTGATATGGTTGGACACTCCGGTATGCTGGAGCCTACCATCAAGGCGGTAGAAGTGACGGACGAATGTGTAGGCAAGGTTGTAGATGCTGTGGTAGCCAAGGGCGGCGTGGCCATTATCATTGCCGACCATGGTAATGCCGATATGGTCTTCGATGAAGAAGGCCGTCCGTTCACAGCCCACACCACCAACCCGGTTCCGTTCATTGTGACTACTGAAGATGTGGTGCTGCGCGAATCCGGTATTCTTGCCGATGTGGCGCCAACGATCCTGGATCTGATGGGCATTCCGCAGCCTGCGGAGATGACCGGCCAATCCATGATTGCCAGCCGCAAGTAA
- the eno gene encoding phosphopyruvate hydratase, with amino-acid sequence MTIISDVYAREVLDSRGNPTVEVDVYLESGAKGRAIVPSGASTGAHEAVELRDGDKSRYMGKGVLKAVENVNEIIAPEVIGMDALDQVGIDKLMIALDGTPNKGKLGANAILAVSMAVARAAATALDIPLYVYLGGFNAKALPVPMMNIINGGEHADNNIDVQEFMVLPVGAPSFKEALRTGAEIFHNLKSVLQSKGLNTAVGDEGGFAPNLGSNEEAITTIIEAIEKAGYKPGVDVFLGMDVASTEFYKDGKYTLAGEGKSYTSAEYVDLLASWVEKYPIITIEDGMSEDDWEGWKLLTEKLGDKVQLVGDDLFVTNTERLATGIEKGIGNSILVKVNQIGTLTETFDAIEMAKRAGYTAVISHRSGESEDSTIADIAVATNAGQIKTGAPSRTDRVAKYNQLLRIEDELGELAQYNGLKSFYNLKR; translated from the coding sequence ATGACTATTATTTCTGATGTGTATGCACGCGAAGTCCTTGACTCCCGTGGTAACCCTACTGTAGAAGTTGACGTATATCTGGAATCCGGCGCGAAAGGCCGCGCGATCGTTCCTTCCGGCGCTTCCACCGGTGCTCATGAAGCGGTTGAGCTTCGTGACGGCGACAAATCCCGTTACATGGGCAAAGGCGTTCTGAAGGCTGTTGAGAACGTGAACGAGATTATCGCTCCTGAAGTAATCGGTATGGACGCTCTGGACCAAGTGGGCATCGACAAATTGATGATCGCTCTGGACGGAACTCCGAACAAAGGCAAGCTGGGCGCGAACGCAATCCTGGCTGTATCCATGGCTGTAGCCCGCGCTGCTGCAACAGCACTGGATATTCCTCTGTACGTATACCTGGGCGGATTCAACGCTAAGGCTCTGCCAGTACCAATGATGAACATCATCAACGGTGGTGAGCATGCTGACAACAACATCGACGTACAGGAGTTCATGGTTCTTCCAGTTGGAGCGCCTAGCTTCAAAGAAGCTCTGCGTACAGGTGCTGAAATCTTCCACAACCTGAAATCCGTACTGCAATCCAAAGGCCTGAACACAGCTGTTGGTGACGAAGGCGGCTTCGCACCGAACCTGGGTTCGAACGAAGAAGCAATCACTACCATCATCGAAGCGATCGAAAAAGCCGGTTACAAACCAGGCGTTGACGTATTCCTCGGTATGGACGTAGCTTCCACTGAGTTCTACAAAGACGGCAAATACACACTGGCTGGAGAAGGCAAATCCTACACCTCCGCTGAGTATGTTGACCTGCTGGCTTCCTGGGTTGAGAAGTACCCAATCATCACTATCGAAGACGGTATGTCCGAAGATGACTGGGAAGGCTGGAAGCTGCTCACTGAGAAGCTGGGCGACAAGGTTCAACTGGTTGGTGACGACCTGTTCGTTACGAACACTGAGCGTCTGGCCACTGGTATCGAAAAAGGCATCGGTAACTCCATCCTGGTTAAGGTTAACCAGATTGGTACACTGACTGAAACCTTCGACGCCATCGAAATGGCTAAACGTGCCGGCTACACTGCTGTAATCTCCCACCGTTCCGGTGAGTCCGAAGACAGCACGATCGCTGACATCGCAGTTGCTACCAACGCTGGCCAGATCAAGACGGGTGCTCCTTCCCGTACAGACCGTGTGGCTAAATACAACCAACTCCTCCGCATCGAAGACGAGCTGGGCGAATTGGCTCAATACAACGGCCTGAAATCCTTCTACAACCTCAAAAGATAA
- the secG gene encoding preprotein translocase subunit SecG, which produces MDIFLKVVLLIFAVGLIAVVLLQKGKSAGLSGAISGGAEHLFGKTKARGMELVLQRVTVGLAAGFFIMSIVVAIVVD; this is translated from the coding sequence ATGGATATCTTTTTGAAAGTGGTGCTTCTGATTTTTGCCGTAGGTCTGATCGCGGTCGTTCTTCTGCAAAAAGGGAAAAGCGCCGGTCTATCTGGTGCCATCTCCGGCGGTGCTGAGCATCTCTTCGGCAAAACGAAAGCGCGCGGTATGGAGCTTGTCCTTCAGCGTGTTACGGTTGGTCTGGCAGCCGGATTCTTTATCATGTCAATTGTTGTAGCCATTGTGGTTGATTAA